In Actinoplanes derwentensis, the following proteins share a genomic window:
- a CDS encoding helix-turn-helix domain-containing protein, translating to MTADGWTAVVDLIERVMVDEDLLPSVVSGVRANVREVAVLPPSDIAGHTRALLTAATRALAARRGPTEAELSFVAELGVTRARQGVPIEAVLGAIHVAERAIWARAREVARAEGVDADRLLDARELYDDWADAVRSRLITAHRTTKATADPRPRDAAILRRLMQGGSSAALAVAEAGLPANGRLWVLVARPGFDERYPLCAIVDDLFVAVSARMPTARATAGLAGPAEPDQLAPARNLALAALTTAESTGRTGIVHIADVAWQAALTDRTDLAGALLDRHQRARATLGPNAEPVARAVLAWLDSDRDVTAAGASLFVHPNTVRNRVRRFAEVTGVDPAGPNAWWLCRTWLREAT from the coding sequence ATGACTGCTGACGGCTGGACCGCCGTGGTCGACCTCATCGAACGGGTGATGGTCGACGAGGATCTGCTGCCGTCGGTGGTCTCCGGGGTCCGCGCGAACGTGCGGGAGGTCGCGGTGCTGCCGCCGTCGGACATCGCCGGGCACACCAGAGCGCTGCTCACCGCGGCGACCCGGGCCCTGGCGGCCCGGCGTGGTCCGACCGAGGCCGAGTTGTCGTTCGTGGCGGAACTGGGTGTCACCCGGGCCCGGCAGGGCGTCCCGATCGAGGCGGTGCTCGGCGCCATCCACGTGGCCGAGCGGGCGATCTGGGCGCGGGCCCGGGAGGTGGCCCGCGCCGAAGGGGTGGACGCGGACCGGCTGCTGGACGCGCGGGAACTGTACGACGACTGGGCCGACGCGGTCCGGTCCCGGCTGATCACCGCGCACCGCACCACGAAGGCGACCGCCGATCCCCGGCCCCGGGACGCGGCGATCCTGCGCCGACTGATGCAGGGCGGGTCGTCGGCGGCGCTCGCCGTCGCCGAGGCGGGCCTGCCGGCCAACGGCCGGCTGTGGGTGCTGGTCGCCCGGCCGGGTTTCGACGAGCGGTACCCGCTGTGCGCGATCGTCGACGACCTGTTCGTCGCGGTCTCCGCCCGGATGCCCACGGCCCGCGCGACCGCCGGGCTCGCCGGTCCCGCGGAACCCGACCAGCTGGCCCCGGCCCGGAACCTGGCCCTGGCCGCCCTGACCACCGCCGAGTCGACCGGCCGGACCGGGATCGTGCACATCGCCGACGTGGCCTGGCAGGCGGCTCTCACCGACCGGACGGACCTGGCCGGGGCACTGCTGGACCGGCATCAGCGGGCCCGCGCCACCCTCGGGCCGAACGCCGAACCGGTGGCCCGGGCCGTCCTGGCCTGGCTGGACAGCGACCGGGACGTCACCGCCGCCGGGGCGAGCCTGTTCGTGCACCCGAACACGGTGCGCAACCGGGTCCGGCGGTTCGCCGAGGTGACCGGCGTCGACCCGGCCGGCCCGAACGCCTGGTGGCTGTGCCGGACCTGGCTACGGGAGGCCACATGA
- a CDS encoding GMC oxidoreductase has translation MNGLSRRTLLAGGAAAAASTLLGAGRAAAALNSGDHVPALVIGSGYGGAVAALRLTRAGVQTHIVEMGMDWTGQTYSSMLEPDGRSYWLRTQTVQPVSSILGIPADRTITKYTGVLDPETFAGIRVYQGRGYGGGSLVNGGMAVTPRRDYFAEVLPSVDVAAMYATYFPRANAALGVNHVDQAWFETADCYRYARVGRDQANASGYATTFVPNVYDFDYMKKEQAGTVTRSALASEVIYGNNHGKRSLDKTYLAAAAATGRLHVTTLHTVTAVAPAATGGYSVTMNQIDTTGATVTVKTVTADRVFFAAGSVGTSKLLVAMRAQGRLPGLSSTVGQGWGTNGNVMVGRANHVWVPTGGLQSGMPAMGIDNWADPAGPVFAEIAPFPAGTELWISLYLAITKNPNRARFSYDSSTGSVGLNWTAAQNAPSAAAAKRVFDTINAAQGTVYRTDLFGSNKVWGDELTYHPLGGCVLGQATDGYGRLNGYPGLYVVDGSLIPGSIGVNPFVTITALAERNIEKIIATDLA, from the coding sequence ATGAACGGACTTTCGCGACGGACCCTTCTGGCCGGTGGCGCCGCCGCCGCGGCCTCCACACTCCTCGGGGCCGGCCGGGCCGCGGCGGCACTGAACTCCGGCGATCACGTACCGGCCCTCGTCATCGGCAGCGGCTACGGCGGCGCGGTGGCCGCACTGCGGCTCACCCGGGCCGGGGTGCAGACGCACATCGTCGAGATGGGCATGGACTGGACCGGCCAGACCTACAGCAGCATGCTGGAACCCGACGGGCGCTCCTACTGGCTGCGCACCCAGACCGTCCAGCCGGTCTCCTCGATCCTCGGCATCCCGGCCGACCGGACGATCACCAAGTACACCGGCGTGCTCGACCCGGAGACCTTCGCCGGGATCCGGGTCTACCAGGGCCGTGGGTACGGCGGTGGTTCGCTGGTCAACGGCGGGATGGCGGTGACACCGCGGCGGGACTACTTCGCCGAGGTCCTGCCGTCGGTGGACGTCGCCGCCATGTACGCCACCTACTTCCCGCGGGCCAACGCGGCCCTCGGTGTCAACCACGTCGACCAGGCCTGGTTCGAGACCGCCGACTGCTATCGGTACGCCCGGGTCGGCCGCGACCAGGCGAACGCGTCCGGTTATGCCACCACGTTCGTACCGAACGTCTACGACTTCGACTACATGAAGAAGGAGCAGGCCGGCACGGTCACCCGGTCCGCGCTGGCCAGCGAGGTCATCTACGGCAACAACCACGGCAAACGCTCCCTGGACAAGACCTATCTCGCCGCGGCCGCCGCCACCGGGCGGCTGCACGTCACCACCCTGCACACGGTGACCGCCGTGGCGCCCGCGGCCACCGGCGGCTACTCGGTGACGATGAACCAGATCGACACCACCGGCGCCACCGTCACGGTCAAAACGGTCACCGCCGACCGGGTGTTCTTCGCCGCCGGCAGCGTCGGCACCAGCAAACTGCTCGTCGCCATGCGCGCCCAGGGCAGACTGCCCGGCCTCAGCTCCACCGTCGGGCAGGGCTGGGGCACCAACGGCAACGTGATGGTCGGCCGCGCCAACCACGTCTGGGTGCCGACCGGTGGCCTCCAGTCCGGCATGCCGGCGATGGGCATCGACAACTGGGCCGACCCGGCCGGGCCGGTGTTCGCCGAGATCGCCCCGTTCCCGGCCGGCACCGAACTCTGGATCAGCCTCTACCTGGCGATCACCAAAAACCCCAACCGGGCCCGATTCTCGTACGACAGCAGCACCGGCTCTGTCGGCCTGAACTGGACCGCCGCCCAGAACGCGCCGTCGGCGGCCGCCGCCAAACGCGTCTTCGACACCATCAACGCGGCCCAGGGCACCGTCTACCGCACCGACCTGTTCGGCTCGAACAAGGTGTGGGGCGACGAACTGACTTACCATCCGCTCGGCGGCTGCGTGCTGGGTCAGGCCACCGACGGTTACGGCCGCCTCAACGGCTACCCCGGCCTGTACGTGGTGGACGGCTCCCTGATCCCCGGCAGCATCGGCGTCAACCCGTTCGTCACGATCACCGCCCTGGCCGAACGCAACATCGAGAAGATCATCGCCACCGACCTGGCGTGA
- a CDS encoding flavin-containing monooxygenase, translated as MRVAVIGAGAAGLATVKALLDAGCEAVGYERGDRPGGLWTDTYASLHLNTSKGRTEFADFPMPADWPDYPSAERVAGYLADYADKFGLLQHIRFGHRVDRVERDEAGWTVDGERHDAVIVANGHNWYPRQPSCPGTFDGVQMHAHDYRTADVFRDRRVLVVGMGNSAMDIAVDASYTARGPVLLSARHGVHIVPKYLFGRPADATAAALAGLPWRLRQRIAETMLRLAVGTPQRYGLPAPAGGLLQNHPTVSDTILHRLTHGEVLPRPGLERLDRDRVVFTDGDSESVDLIVWATGYRVHIPFLSERWLGPDPERLPLYRRVFHLDDPTLAFVGLMQSTGSAFPVVEAQGKLAAAYLSKAVDLPSAADRKRDADRALRAAVDRWGEHGRPHLRIDFDQYLASISV; from the coding sequence ATGCGTGTCGCCGTGATCGGCGCGGGTGCCGCCGGGCTGGCCACGGTCAAGGCGCTGCTCGACGCCGGCTGCGAGGCGGTCGGCTACGAACGCGGCGACCGGCCCGGTGGGCTGTGGACCGACACCTACGCCTCGCTGCATCTGAACACCAGCAAGGGGCGCACCGAGTTCGCCGACTTCCCGATGCCCGCGGACTGGCCGGACTATCCGTCGGCCGAACGGGTCGCCGGTTATCTGGCCGACTACGCGGACAAGTTCGGGCTGCTCCAGCACATCCGGTTCGGTCACCGCGTCGACCGGGTGGAACGGGACGAAGCCGGGTGGACGGTCGACGGCGAACGTCACGACGCGGTGATCGTCGCCAACGGTCACAACTGGTATCCGCGGCAGCCCAGCTGTCCGGGGACGTTCGACGGGGTGCAGATGCACGCCCACGACTACCGGACCGCCGATGTCTTCCGGGACCGGCGGGTGCTGGTGGTGGGGATGGGCAACTCCGCCATGGACATCGCCGTGGACGCCTCGTACACCGCCCGCGGTCCGGTCCTGCTCTCCGCCCGGCACGGCGTGCACATCGTGCCGAAGTACCTGTTCGGGCGCCCGGCCGACGCGACCGCTGCCGCACTCGCCGGCCTGCCCTGGCGGCTGCGGCAGCGGATCGCCGAGACCATGCTGCGGCTGGCGGTCGGCACTCCGCAACGCTATGGGCTGCCCGCGCCCGCCGGTGGGCTGCTGCAGAACCACCCGACGGTCAGTGACACCATCCTGCACCGGCTCACGCACGGTGAGGTGCTGCCCCGGCCGGGTCTCGAACGCCTGGACCGCGACCGGGTGGTGTTCACCGACGGTGACAGCGAGAGCGTCGACCTGATCGTGTGGGCCACCGGCTATCGGGTGCACATCCCGTTCCTGTCCGAGCGCTGGCTCGGGCCCGACCCGGAACGGCTGCCACTTTACCGGCGGGTCTTCCACCTGGACGACCCGACGCTGGCGTTCGTCGGCCTGATGCAGTCCACCGGATCAGCTTTTCCGGTGGTCGAGGCACAGGGCAAGCTTGCCGCGGCCTACCTCAGCAAGGCCGTTGATCTTCCGTCCGCCGCCGATCGGAAACGCGACGCCGACCGGGCACTGCGCGCCGCCGTCGACCGGTGGGGCGAACACGGCCGCCCGCACCTGCGCATCGACTTCGATCAGTATCTAGCTTCGATCAGTGTCTAG
- a CDS encoding class I SAM-dependent methyltransferase encodes MPAAHAYHDQAGDVFAAHAAEGPHNAYTDRPAVLALAGDVAALRILDAGCGAGHHAAELVGRGAEVVAVDGSATLAGHARALLGERAEVRQHDLDTPLEFAADASFDGVVCALVLHHLTDRARFLGEVRRVLRPGGWFVLSTTHPVSDWRYFGGSYFDESWVEMPMADGISMRFQRMTLESLMTEVLAAGFVLERLVEPKAVEALRAVNPERYERLTDRPSFVALRLRRP; translated from the coding sequence ATGCCCGCTGCCCACGCGTACCACGACCAAGCCGGCGACGTGTTCGCGGCGCACGCCGCCGAGGGTCCGCACAACGCCTACACGGACCGGCCGGCCGTGCTGGCGCTCGCCGGTGATGTCGCCGCTCTCCGGATCCTGGACGCCGGTTGCGGCGCCGGGCACCATGCGGCCGAGTTGGTCGGCCGAGGCGCCGAAGTGGTGGCGGTGGACGGCAGCGCGACGCTGGCCGGGCACGCCCGCGCGCTGCTCGGCGAGCGTGCGGAAGTCCGGCAGCACGACCTGGACACCCCGCTGGAGTTCGCTGCCGACGCCTCGTTCGACGGCGTCGTCTGCGCGCTGGTGCTGCATCACCTGACCGACCGGGCCCGGTTCCTCGGCGAGGTGCGCCGGGTGTTGCGGCCCGGCGGATGGTTCGTGCTGTCGACGACACATCCGGTGTCGGACTGGCGATACTTCGGCGGGTCGTACTTCGATGAGAGCTGGGTCGAGATGCCGATGGCCGACGGGATCAGCATGCGCTTCCAGCGGATGACCCTGGAATCCCTGATGACCGAGGTGCTGGCCGCCGGGTTCGTGCTGGAGCGGCTGGTCGAGCCGAAGGCCGTCGAGGCGCTCCGGGCCGTGAACCCGGAACGCTACGAGCGGCTCACCGATCGCCCGAGCTTCGTAGCCCTGCGCCTGCGCCGCCCCTGA
- a CDS encoding MFS transporter, with the protein MTVRRGDLVAYATGSVGMGVWVTVPGLLLLYFLTHTLGVPPLLAGLTLLLPKIIDVIVHPYLGSRSDAAARRTGHRLGLLRFGLLLAVAMTGMFTVPAGLSGASAALWVGGWFIAGNLLFACFQVPYLTTPSDLRVGYHERTRVFMFRMLFLTLGLLGAGVAAPALVAAGGRGDYTRMALLLSGAMVVSGLVAVTGVRRLTREVGIRTPDADTHSTLADVRIAWRDRDFRALVLSYLFTGTTTHLFLAALPFYTEHVFGDPALTAVFMGAFLGPAVIAGPVWLAVSRRIGKQRGLLISQAVFVAGSLAPLSRYGVAPAVIVTVFLGIAFAGLQLFAFSMVPDAVAAASARAGSYTGVWTATEATGTAIGPYVYSAALALGGFAATTEGQTVTQTASARTALLLGFTVIPAALMAVALTFQLRWTLDRSIPAEPETHPA; encoded by the coding sequence GTGACGGTGCGGCGCGGCGACCTGGTCGCGTACGCCACCGGATCCGTCGGGATGGGTGTCTGGGTCACCGTCCCCGGCCTCCTGCTGCTCTACTTCCTCACCCACACGCTCGGTGTCCCGCCGCTGCTGGCCGGCCTGACCCTGCTGCTGCCGAAGATCATCGACGTGATCGTGCACCCCTACCTCGGCAGCCGTTCCGACGCCGCCGCCCGCCGTACCGGGCACCGGCTCGGCCTGCTGCGGTTCGGCCTGCTGCTCGCGGTCGCCATGACCGGGATGTTCACCGTCCCCGCCGGTCTGTCCGGAGCCTCCGCGGCGCTGTGGGTCGGCGGCTGGTTCATCGCCGGGAACCTGCTCTTCGCCTGCTTCCAGGTGCCCTACCTGACCACGCCGTCCGATCTGCGGGTCGGCTATCACGAACGCACCCGGGTCTTCATGTTCCGGATGTTGTTCCTGACCCTCGGACTGCTCGGCGCGGGAGTCGCCGCGCCCGCGCTGGTGGCGGCCGGTGGGCGCGGCGACTACACCCGGATGGCACTACTGCTGTCCGGGGCGATGGTGGTGTCCGGACTGGTCGCCGTCACCGGGGTCCGGCGGCTCACCCGCGAGGTGGGCATCCGCACACCCGACGCGGACACCCACTCCACCCTCGCCGACGTCCGGATCGCCTGGCGGGACCGGGACTTCCGGGCACTCGTGCTGTCGTACCTGTTCACCGGCACGACGACCCACCTGTTCCTGGCCGCGCTGCCGTTCTACACCGAACACGTCTTCGGCGACCCGGCGCTGACCGCGGTCTTCATGGGTGCGTTCCTCGGCCCGGCCGTCATCGCCGGCCCGGTCTGGCTGGCGGTGTCGCGTCGCATCGGCAAACAGCGCGGGCTGCTGATCTCCCAGGCGGTCTTCGTGGCCGGCTCGCTGGCGCCCCTCTCCAGGTACGGGGTGGCCCCGGCCGTCATCGTCACGGTCTTCCTCGGGATCGCCTTCGCCGGCCTGCAGTTGTTCGCGTTCTCGATGGTCCCCGACGCGGTGGCGGCGGCGTCCGCACGAGCCGGCTCCTACACCGGTGTGTGGACGGCGACCGAGGCCACCGGCACCGCCATCGGCCCGTACGTCTACTCGGCGGCCCTGGCACTCGGCGGTTTCGCCGCCACCACCGAAGGCCAGACCGTGACCCAGACGGCATCCGCCCGCACGGCCCTGCTGCTCGGCTTCACCGTGATCCCGGCGGCCCTGATGGCGGTGGCCCTGACCTTCCAGCTCCGCTGGACCCTCGACCGCAGCATCCCCGCCGAGCCGGAGACCCACCCCGCGTGA
- a CDS encoding endo-1,4-beta-xylanase gives MPIPRRALLATAVASVVAAASIAVVGSAEAATTLGASAAQTGRYFGVATGANRFSDTAYMTIVNREFNSLVAENDMKWDATEPQQGRFNYTNGDRLVSHAQSQGMSVRGHALLWHQQQPSWAQGMSGSALRNAAINHVTQVATHFRGKIYAWDVVNEAFADGGSGGRRDSNLQRTGNDWIEAAFRAARAADPGAKLCYNDYNTDGVNAKSTGIYNMVRDFKSRGVPIDCVGLQSHLGTTLDSTYQQNIQRFADLGVDVQITELDVAQGGNQANIFAAVTRACLAVARCTGITVWGVRDSDSWRTGENPLLFDNSGNKKAAYTSVLNALNAGGPTTPGSPSPSPSTSNPPVPGGCAAQVTLNSWNGGYTATVRVSAGSSAVSNWSVAVTVPSGGAVTSTWNATNSGTSGQVTFRNVSYNGQIAAGGFTEFGFQGTGTGPTATPTCTAG, from the coding sequence ATGCCCATCCCCAGAAGAGCGCTGCTCGCGACAGCCGTCGCGAGCGTCGTGGCCGCGGCCAGCATCGCCGTGGTCGGCTCCGCCGAGGCGGCCACCACCCTCGGCGCCTCGGCCGCACAGACCGGCCGCTACTTCGGCGTCGCGACCGGCGCCAACCGGTTCTCCGACACCGCCTACATGACGATCGTCAACCGTGAGTTCAACTCGCTGGTCGCCGAGAACGACATGAAATGGGACGCCACCGAACCCCAGCAGGGCCGGTTCAACTACACCAACGGTGACCGCCTGGTCAGCCACGCCCAGAGCCAGGGCATGTCCGTACGCGGGCACGCCCTGCTCTGGCACCAGCAGCAGCCGTCCTGGGCGCAGGGAATGTCCGGATCCGCCTTGCGCAACGCCGCGATCAACCACGTGACGCAAGTGGCGACGCATTTCCGCGGCAAGATCTATGCCTGGGACGTGGTGAACGAGGCGTTCGCCGACGGCGGCAGCGGTGGCCGGCGCGACTCCAACCTGCAGCGCACCGGCAACGACTGGATCGAAGCCGCGTTCCGCGCCGCCCGGGCCGCCGACCCCGGGGCCAAACTCTGCTACAACGACTACAACACCGACGGCGTCAACGCGAAGTCGACGGGCATCTACAACATGGTCCGCGACTTCAAGTCCCGGGGAGTGCCGATCGACTGTGTCGGCCTCCAGTCGCACCTGGGTACCACGCTGGACTCCACCTATCAGCAGAACATCCAGCGATTCGCCGACCTCGGCGTGGACGTGCAGATCACCGAACTGGACGTGGCGCAGGGCGGCAACCAGGCGAACATCTTCGCCGCGGTGACCCGGGCCTGCCTGGCCGTGGCCCGGTGCACCGGCATCACGGTCTGGGGTGTGCGCGACTCGGACTCCTGGCGGACCGGGGAGAATCCGCTGCTGTTCGACAACAGCGGCAACAAGAAGGCCGCTTACACGTCGGTGCTGAACGCCCTGAACGCGGGCGGCCCGACCACACCGGGTTCGCCGTCACCCTCGCCGTCCACCTCGAACCCGCCGGTACCCGGTGGCTGCGCCGCCCAGGTGACCCTGAACTCGTGGAACGGCGGATACACCGCGACCGTCCGGGTCAGCGCCGGATCGAGCGCCGTCAGCAACTGGTCCGTGGCGGTGACCGTGCCGTCCGGCGGTGCGGTGACCAGCACCTGGAACGCCACCAACTCCGGCACCAGCGGCCAGGTGACGTTCCGCAACGTCAGCTACAACGGCCAGATCGCGGCCGGCGGTTTCACCGAGTTCGGTTTCCAGGGCACCGGCACCGGACCCACCGCGACGCCGACCTGCACGGCCGGCTGA
- a CDS encoding SDR family NAD(P)-dependent oxidoreductase, with translation MNTRRDPRGMRVLVTGASGTFGRAVCTRFDRLGARVVGLDVAPRVNDPVEVLPCDITDDTAVPAAVTEATDLLGGLDLLVNNAGVGGPAPAELPPGDEVRRQLDINLLGTWRVTAACVGPLVASRGRIVMLSSRMAVMQLPLAAGYGASKRALVAYADALRLEIGTHVGVTCVYPSAVRSPIHASTAAAGLSLEGLSRYEPLDGVVDTVLRAALSHRPYRDLATTRRGAVEFFLARHLPALTDRIVARTLAGRVRSGAFHDSSLAAGVVSRNS, from the coding sequence ATGAACACCCGCCGTGACCCCCGCGGTATGCGAGTCCTGGTCACCGGCGCGTCCGGGACGTTCGGCCGGGCCGTCTGCACCCGGTTCGACCGGCTCGGCGCCCGCGTCGTCGGTCTCGACGTGGCACCCCGCGTCAACGACCCGGTCGAAGTGCTGCCCTGTGACATCACCGACGACACCGCCGTGCCCGCGGCCGTCACCGAGGCCACCGACCTGCTCGGCGGCCTCGACCTGCTGGTCAACAACGCCGGAGTCGGCGGCCCGGCACCCGCCGAACTGCCACCCGGCGACGAGGTCCGCCGCCAGCTCGACATCAACCTGCTCGGCACCTGGCGTGTCACCGCCGCCTGCGTCGGCCCGCTGGTCGCCTCCCGCGGCCGGATCGTGATGCTCAGCTCCCGGATGGCGGTCATGCAGTTGCCACTGGCGGCCGGCTACGGCGCCTCGAAAAGAGCATTGGTGGCGTACGCCGACGCACTGCGCCTGGAGATCGGCACTCATGTCGGCGTGACCTGCGTGTACCCCTCCGCGGTGCGCAGCCCGATCCACGCCTCCACCGCGGCGGCCGGGCTCTCGCTGGAGGGCCTGAGCCGGTACGAGCCGCTGGACGGTGTGGTCGACACGGTGCTCCGGGCCGCCCTGAGCCACCGTCCGTACCGTGACCTGGCCACCACCCGGCGCGGTGCCGTCGAGTTCTTCCTGGCCCGGCATTTGCCCGCACTCACCGATCGGATCGTCGCCCGGACCCTGGCCGGCCGGGTCCGGTCCGGAGCGTTCCACGACTCCTCGCTGGCGGCCGGGGTCGTCAGCAGGAACTCGTGA
- a CDS encoding cellulose binding domain-containing protein: MRRLISAGTVAVAAAAVAVALPAGAAAAGCAVKYTVSSQWQGGFGADVTITNLGDPLTGWNLTWSYGAGQTVTQAWNATVPQTGTAVTARNVEYNAAIATGGTASFGFNGSWTGSNPAPVNFAVNGVACTGGTTPSPSGSPSTTPSTGPSAAADITVNTATKYQTVDGFGAAVSIWGSAWSTAETQTLVGLGAGQLGLSIVRTGVSPVSGEWGTQVNALKTAKSYGSGVKILASPWTAPAAWKTNNSRINGGKLKTDYYDDYAGHLNSYVQYMRGQGVPVDVTSVQNEPDWHPDYDSMDWSGTELRDFVRDQGAKVQNTKLMVAEAVNLNYGYTDPALNDTTARGNIGYIGGHLYGTEASGRLGPYSLAAQHGKPVWMTEWNLHAADGSGSNIWGDPANQTVWNETLDDIMRTVHKSMESNWSAYIWWYGKRYYSFIGDGESVYGTTAGAPLKRGYAFAQFSKYVRPGYQRIALTKSNKASPLEVTAYQGGGKITLVLLNRSSSAVGGAVLQAPQNLTRAEHYLTSRTANAAAQTTSVNGSQVTVDVPARSISTVVLTL, from the coding sequence ATGAGAAGACTCATCTCGGCCGGCACCGTCGCCGTGGCCGCGGCGGCCGTCGCCGTGGCCTTGCCGGCCGGTGCCGCGGCCGCCGGTTGCGCGGTGAAATACACCGTGTCGTCGCAGTGGCAGGGCGGCTTCGGCGCCGACGTGACGATCACCAACCTCGGTGACCCGCTCACCGGCTGGAACCTGACCTGGTCCTACGGCGCGGGGCAGACCGTCACGCAGGCGTGGAACGCGACGGTGCCCCAGACCGGGACCGCGGTCACCGCCAGGAACGTCGAGTACAACGCCGCGATCGCGACCGGCGGAACCGCCTCGTTCGGCTTCAACGGCTCGTGGACCGGCAGCAACCCGGCGCCGGTGAATTTCGCCGTCAACGGGGTGGCCTGCACCGGCGGCACCACACCGAGTCCCAGCGGTTCTCCCAGCACCACTCCCAGTACCGGGCCCTCGGCGGCGGCGGACATCACGGTGAACACCGCGACCAAGTACCAGACGGTCGACGGGTTCGGGGCCGCGGTGTCGATCTGGGGCAGCGCCTGGTCGACGGCCGAGACGCAGACACTGGTGGGACTCGGGGCCGGCCAGCTCGGTCTGTCGATCGTGCGGACCGGTGTCTCCCCGGTCTCCGGCGAGTGGGGAACCCAGGTCAACGCCCTGAAGACGGCGAAGTCGTACGGCTCCGGGGTCAAGATCCTCGCCTCGCCGTGGACCGCACCGGCGGCGTGGAAGACCAACAACAGCCGGATCAACGGCGGCAAACTCAAGACCGACTACTACGACGACTACGCCGGTCACCTCAACAGCTACGTCCAGTACATGCGTGGCCAGGGTGTGCCCGTCGACGTCACCTCGGTCCAGAACGAGCCGGACTGGCACCCCGACTACGACTCGATGGACTGGAGCGGCACCGAACTGCGGGACTTCGTCCGTGATCAGGGCGCCAAGGTGCAGAACACCAAGCTGATGGTCGCCGAGGCGGTGAACCTGAACTACGGCTACACCGACCCGGCCCTCAACGACACGACCGCCCGCGGCAACATCGGCTACATCGGCGGTCACCTCTACGGCACCGAGGCCTCCGGGCGGCTCGGCCCGTACTCCCTCGCCGCCCAGCACGGCAAGCCGGTGTGGATGACCGAATGGAACCTGCACGCGGCCGACGGCAGCGGCTCCAACATCTGGGGCGACCCGGCCAACCAGACGGTCTGGAACGAGACCCTCGACGACATCATGCGCACCGTGCACAAGTCGATGGAGTCCAACTGGAGCGCCTACATCTGGTGGTACGGCAAGCGCTACTACTCGTTCATCGGAGACGGCGAGTCCGTCTACGGCACCACCGCCGGGGCTCCGCTCAAACGCGGGTACGCGTTCGCCCAGTTCTCGAAGTACGTCCGCCCCGGTTACCAGCGGATCGCCCTGACCAAGAGCAACAAGGCGTCGCCGCTGGAGGTAACCGCCTATCAGGGTGGCGGGAAGATCACGCTGGTGCTGCTCAACCGGTCGTCCAGCGCCGTCGGTGGCGCGGTTCTCCAGGCGCCGCAGAACCTCACCCGGGCCGAGCATTACCTCACCTCGCGAACCGCGAACGCGGCCGCCCAGACGACAAGCGTCAACGGCAGCCAGGTCACCGTCGACGTCCCGGCCCGCAGCATCTCCACTGTCGTACTGACGCTCTGA